From Toxotes jaculatrix isolate fToxJac2 chromosome 7, fToxJac2.pri, whole genome shotgun sequence:
CCAGTACATCTTTGTGGAGATTAATAAAATCTTCTCATCTTGAATGTGTAATGTTTTTCAACAGTTGTATAGGTctaaaatgacaagaaaataGAAACTGCAATCCAACATGAGTCCTGTGTGTTTACCATCTCTGTGAAACTTtacagtttttacttttatgtcAAGAGGCACTGATTCACCTCGGTGGTAAGTTGTAgggctgtattttttttttgtgttgtggtaGTTTATTGTATTATTACACTGTTAGTGTAATAGAGTGTGCAGATTTTTTAAGTGTACTGGTCACTCTGCGTAGATTGTAAAGTGCACCACTACAGTTACATGCCTTATATATATCACTGCACACTGGACAAATTGTCTtaaattaatatattatttatgGCAATTTTCATACAGATTTTATACCAATAAACGTGACATAACATGTGATGAACTACTGAATTAACTAAAACTAATTCTTAGTTTACCAGTAGTTTACTATTAAACACAGTCTATACAGCAACTTCACGGCTTTCTAACTGCCAGGATACTTTGAGAGCAAGAAATcctgttttaaatgtaaacaatatAATGAAagcaacagaacagaaaagtcTTAATAAGGTCAGAGGGATTTACCGTCAATGCTCCGTGTCTTCAGCCGAGGACTGTTTCTTACTGTCGCTCTGAGAGATAGTGAGTGTGTTACTACCAGCTGACACTCACTGATAAAGACCACTGTCAAATATGAATGCACATagatgcctgcacacacacgtatgGTACACTCGCACAAGGACATGGAGAGTGTCTTGGTAGCTCTTTCACTCACGGGTCCTTGGCTTCAAAataattttctatttatttgtaGATTATATTTTTCATAAATAATCTGAATCAGCAAAGTAAATATAGTGGAATAAAAAGTAGGATATTGGCTTCTGGACTGTaatggagtagaagtataaagtggtgaaaaatgaaaataataaataaatacaagtaAACTACAAGTATctcaaaactgtactgtacagttctttctctctgactggcAGAGAGAAGATGCCTTGTGCAGTGCAGAGGAAGAATGTCTGCGGGAGATAAACATGAATCAGCAGATAATGTTTTTGCAGCAGTTCCAGCTCTGAGCTCAGCAGTTTGAGACTTTGACATCCGGAGGTGACAGAGGAAGTCATGATGTGCTTACTGGAATTTCATGTACAACTCCATAATCACCAGAGAGACAATGTACAGGCATCGAAGACAGACTGACGAGAAACCAGAGTTTATTCAAGACTCATACCTTTATATAAATGGGGCACAGGCTGAGCTCACAGCCTTCAGGCAAAATATGTACTGCTCCTCAGCATCAGCGGTgtctacacgcacacacattcacacacacaaacacacgctcaaaCAATCTTAACTCATAAACAGGATACACGTCTTCACTTCCAAGGATAGAAATTTAAAACTGAAGCATAAACACAGCATTTGTTCCTCATTACTGATCTGTTTTTACCATCTCATAGTGGTAGCAAAGCATACTGTAGATCATGATGCATTTTAATACAAGCACAGGGCATCAGCTATAAAGCAGTAAAAATAGGTCCACAGCATTTAGCGGATATGAGTAATGGCAGCATGCTTGCACATGCACCAACCCTCTCATTATGTCAAAGGCTCTCCATTCACAGTTAGCCACTGGCAATAAGTGCATTTTCAGCTCAGCCAGCACATATAAAAAATGCTGGAAGAGGATATTTTGACTTGCCatatgtaaaaagaaaaaaaaatgttacatgaAGATATTTATGAGGACCAGAGAGCAAATAAACAAGAGCAAAAGTTGGGTTTTAAAAGTAAAGTCACTGTGGCACCCTTGTCAAACAAACGGGAGTTTTATGGACGGATACCTGGTTATATCAAGGTAAATTTcatgaaatacacacactcactcacccaaacacacactctcaaagataaaataaaaaacaagatcCACGTTCAAATCTAAACATCACCAACGACCTAAATTTCTTTACAAAACAtctcataacacacacattcatacccTGGCAGAATATCCAAAAAGTTAAGCATTGAATTTATAAATTAGATACACTGAGTAGTAATTTAAATTACGCATTAACATTATATATGTTAAGACTGTTAAACGACAGAGGGAGGGCTCAAAGTGGGCAAGCTGatcatttcataaaaaaaaaaaaaccaacaccCTCTGACAAACAACCCTCCAGGCAGACAAACTATACAAAGCACCAAACTGAAGAGAAATGTACAGCCAGAGTTGCCACTAAGACACGACACGATGTTCAATGTCTGAAGGTCTCACTGTCGTTCGGGGGGACAAACAGCAGGTGGTGCTGCAGCACAGCTCAGCTCTGGGGTGATGTCACTGGTCTTTCTCAtgcatctgctgctgcatcttATTCAGCATCTCCTGCATCCTCTTCAGCTGCAGGCAGAGATGAACGTTTGGAGGGTTAAATCATGCAAATGAATCCTGACTGGTTTAAAGAGTTAACAGTAGGATTTGGACGAACGCTAGTGTCGGTGTTTTGGGTGATGAGGTATCTCTTTGTACATGAGAAGATATTTCATGCCTCACATCTTTATTTAAGAAgaagaaactttaaaaaaaatctttttaagaccctctttgaatttttttatttgaattaaattaattaaaaaggtTACTGCTCTTCGACTCTTTTGATTACAGACAAAAGGGTACTAAAAGGAGTTATCTGTCGAAACAACCAACAATGCTTCAATACCTCCTCATCTTTCATTTTGATTAGTTTCTCAGTGTCCACATCTGGAGTGGACAGTGGCAGGATGGGGATGGGACTCTCCATGCGGTTATCCTGAGCCAGtttactgaaagaaaaagaagaagaagaataagaagaagaggaagggggggCACAAACAAATCAGTACTGAAATCTGTAAACATCAGCAGTTATCTGAATgtttacaaaacatttcaccctgccacacattttcatttctcagcAGACTCCTCTGTTCACACATACCTGGTCATCTCCTGTATGCACTGTGCTCTGTAGTTTTCGTAGTGGACGTCGCAGGTTACGTCTTTCAGGTCGTGCATGTGCGAACGAATCAGCATGTTCCTCAGTTTCACAAAGTCACAGTGCGACTGGTTCTCCACTGACCAAAGAAATGagtacatttatttatgaatCCATGTTATGACCATCAAACCGTGTCTTGTGTTTTATACAGGCTGATGGCAGCTGCACAGATAGATGATATGTGAAATTACCTTCGACAATTCCCCACGGGTACagtcttcctctcactctctgcccTCGAGCCTCCACTACTGTATTACTGCCAATCACAGCAAACGGGGTGcactcctgcacacacagacatgagggtGGGTTGTTTGTTCAACCCTTATCTGCCCAGAGAAAGCTGACTGAGCATGCAGTGCCCTGATACATCTTCACAGAGTtatacacattcacaaaagGACACTGAGCAGCTCAAAAAGAGGCGTGACTCTAACTGTTAAGACTCGTCAaagactgtttgttgtttattttccctgCAATGATTTTCCCAGCTGATCAGTGGATTCATGCCACAAGCCCATAGTTATcgtctctgagctgctgctatGCTTCAGTTTAAGAGCACACAGATGTTAAAacgtcagttcacccaaattataaAAACTTGTTTGCACAATTAATTGCAAGGAGactgcaaagacacacaaaacacttcGAAATCTTGGAGCGAATTCGAACTGTATGCCGTCTGGAGGATGCTGTGACGGCCTGTCTTTGTCCTGTCTTTGATTGAGGCCATTAAgaacacatgtaaacactttCACCTTTGCAAATGGCAGGACATACAGTACGTGATGTGAAACATACTGAAGCCTTTATTCTgtataatccacagacctcgcTGTGTGTAACAGTTTTCACAACAACTGCTTTCTACCAAAGGTTAAATCCAGATAATAGTGGCTCACAGTGAAGCTTGTGGATTATCCAGTGTAATGGGGACATTGTTTCTGCAATGACACGTTTCCGTTCAGTTTTCACATGTGAGGAGcaaaaaaacactgctcacCTCCACTGTATTGAGGGGGATGTACAAATATTTAGAGGCAGATATCTTATCTCAGcatgtaaaactgaaaactatCTGCATGTCCAGATATGAAAAAATCTTCCATCTCATCTCATGATCTTCCTTAATCCTTGATCCATGGATGGCACTCTTTGAATAGAGACTAGGGTTCATGAGGTTTAGTACTATTATAGGCTGGATTGATGGCCCGCTGAGAAAGACCGTGGGCTGAAAGCTCTTGAAAAAGCTAGTAAGGAACTTGAGTTAAGATGGTTTTGTTCAACTTGATTTAAAAGCTCAAGAACAAACTTTCCCATTCACTTTCTTGGGTGAACTGAACCTTTAAGCTAATACATCTACTAACATCACAATGAGGTTGATGCCAATGCAGAGTCATATCATTTCATATATAAATCTTAATTCCATCAACTATAAAAGATAATAATCTTCATTTGCAGAGCACTCTTCAACTCAAGTTACAAAAAGcttcacacagagcagagaattAAAAAACGATATCAAGTTGCAGTGCAATGAGTCTCCAAACTCACCTTCAGCTCTTTGTCAAGTTGTTTAAactcttcatcctcatcagaGTCACATTCAGGGAACTGGTACACTTTGATCCCAAACTTGTCTATTTCCTCTCGTATCTAGACGGACACATTcgcacacaaaaagacaaataagaATAAATGTTACAGTGAACAGACCCCACACGGCAAACGTTTCAGATTCACTGGCACCCACTCGGTCTTTGAGCTTCTTTATCTCATTGGGCGTGAGGCAGTCAGCTTTCGCAATAAGTGGAATTATGTTAACTTTTTCATGAAGAGCCTTCATGAACTCAACGTCCACCGGACGCAGCCTGTGGAGAGAAAACCAGGGTGAGTGAGGACATCTTCAACTGCTTGAGGGTTAAGACATGGTTTTAGGCTTTAGGTTAGGAAATgtattatgtcaatgagtgtcctcagtgtttgtgtgtgtgtgtgtgagtgcgtgtgtgtgtgttattaccCATGCCCAAATGGAGGGATGAAATAGAGACAGCAGTGGACTCTGTTGTCCTGGATGTTCTTTCTGTTCAGCCCACTCTC
This genomic window contains:
- the sept5a gene encoding septin 5a isoform X1 — protein: MDAIMLQEKLVERLLCPRVRTARQKEKQYVGFATLPNQVHRKSVKKGFDFTLMVAGESGMGKSTLVNSLFLTDLYKDRKLLNAEERINQTVEIIKHTVDIEEKGVKLKLTIVDTPGFGDAVNNNECWKPITDYIDQQFEQYFRDESGLNRKNIQDNRVHCCLYFIPPFGHGLRPVDVEFMKALHEKVNIIPLIAKADCLTPNEIKKLKDRIREEIDKFGIKVYQFPECDSDEDEEFKQLDKELKECTPFAVIGSNTVVEARGQRVRGRLYPWGIVEVENQSHCDFVKLRNMLIRSHMHDLKDVTCDVHYENYRAQCIQEMTSKLAQDNRMESPIPILPLSTPDVDTEKLIKMKDEELKRMQEMLNKMQQQMHEKDQ
- the sept5a gene encoding septin 5a isoform X2; the encoded protein is MTTNIRYKSRIPVKTEDSTEEKQYVGFATLPNQVHRKSVKKGFDFTLMVAGESGMGKSTLVNSLFLTDLYKDRKLLNAEERINQTVEIIKHTVDIEEKGVKLKLTIVDTPGFGDAVNNNECWKPITDYIDQQFEQYFRDESGLNRKNIQDNRVHCCLYFIPPFGHGLRPVDVEFMKALHEKVNIIPLIAKADCLTPNEIKKLKDRIREEIDKFGIKVYQFPECDSDEDEEFKQLDKELKECTPFAVIGSNTVVEARGQRVRGRLYPWGIVEVENQSHCDFVKLRNMLIRSHMHDLKDVTCDVHYENYRAQCIQEMTSKLAQDNRMESPIPILPLSTPDVDTEKLIKMKDEELKRMQEMLNKMQQQMHEKDQ